The Apodemus sylvaticus chromosome 4, mApoSyl1.1, whole genome shotgun sequence nucleotide sequence tgaacatagtgaaacatgtatccttattacatgctggggaatcttctgggtttatgcccaggagtggtatagcaggatcttctggaagtgaggtgcccagtttttggaggaaccgccagactgatttccagagtggttgtaccaatttgcaatcccaccagcagtggaggaatgttcctctttctccacatgctcgccaacatctgctatctcctgaatttttaatcttagccattctgactggtgtaaagtgaaatctcagggttgttttgatttgcatttccctaatgactaatgaagctgagcagtttttaagatgcttctccgccatccaaagttcttcaggtgaaaattctttgtttaactctgtactccatttttttaatagggttatttcattttatagaatctaacttcttgagttctttatatatattggatattagccctctatctgatgtagggttggtgaagatcttttcccaatttgttggttgccaatttgtccttttgatggtgtcctttgctttacagaaactttgtaattttatgaggtcccatttgtcaattcttgatcttagagcataagctattggtgttctgttcaggaactttccccctgtaccgatgtcctcaagggtcttccccagtatcttttctattagcttcagagtgtctgacagctgataaacaacttcagcaaagtggctcgttacaaaatcaactcaagcaaatcggtagccttcctatactcaaaggataagcagactgagaaagaaattagggaaatgacacccttcacaatagccacaaaaaacagaaagtatcttggtgtcactatgaccaaacaagtgaaagatatgtatgaaaagatcttcaagtctctgaagaaggaattggaagaagacctcagaaaatggaaaattcgcccatgctcatggattggcaggattaatatagttaaaatggccattttatcaaaagcaatctacagattcaatgcaatccctttcaaaatcccaactcagttcttcatagagttagaaagagcaatttgatgtaataaggatacatgctcctctatgttcatagaagccctttttataatagccagcagtCGGAAAGAAACAAGGTTTCCAtaaatggaggaatgaatacaaaaaatgtggtatatatacccagtggagtactattcagccattagaaacaatgaattcatgaaattcttagacaaatggatggagctggagaacatcatactaagtgaggtaaccccgtctcaaaagaCCTAtatcatggtatgtgctcactggtaagtggatattagtctagaaacttggaatacccaagtcataatccacatatcaaatgatgtccaagaagaatggaggagtggccactggatctggaaaggctcagtgcagatgtatagggcaataccagaacaaagaaatgggaaggggtggatgggggaaaaggaggaggggagagggcatatgggactttcaggaagtggggagccaggaaagaagaaatcatttgaaatgtaaataaaaaataaatggaatttttaaaaaaaaaagcaattctcaaattcatcgggaataacaaaaaacccaggatagctaaaactattctcaacaatacaagaacttctgggggaatcagtatcctggacatcaaactttactacagagcaatagtgttaaaaactgcatggtgttgatgcaatgacaggcaagtgatccatggaataagattgaagacccagaaatgaagcgacacacctatggtcacttgatatttgacaaaagagctgcaaacatccagtggaaaaaagatagacttttcaacaaatggtgctggttcatctggaggtcagcatgcagaagaatacaaattgatcctttcttatctccttttactaagctcaactacaagtggatcaaggatctccacataaaacctgacacactgaaactaatagaaaagaaactgggtggatcggtagaatcaatatagttaaaatggccattttgtcaaaagcaatatacagagtcaatgcaatacccatcaaaatcccaactcaattcttcacagagttagaaagagcaattatcaaattcatctggaataacaaaaaaaccaggatagataaaactattctcagcaacataagaaagtctggaggaatcagtatccctgacctcaagcaatactacagagcaatagtgttaaaaaactgcatggtattggtacagtgacaggcaggaggatccatggaacaggattgaagatccagaaatgaacccacacacctatgaccacttgatcctcgacaaagaggctgaaaacatccaatggaaaaaagataaccttttcaacaaatgatgctggttcaactggaggtcagcatgcagaagaatgcgaattgatccatccttgtctctttgtactaagctcaaatccaaatggatcaaggtcctctgaagccagacactttgaagctattagaaaagaaactggggaagacccttgaggacatcagtacagggtgaaagtttctgaacagaacaccaatagcgtatgctctaagatcaagaattgacaaatgtgacgtcataaaattacaaagtttctgtaaggcagaggacaccatcaagaggacaaatcggcaaccaacaaattgggaaaagatcttcaccaatcctacatcagatagagggctaatatccaatatatataaagaactcaggaagttagactccagaaaaccaaacaaccctattaaaaaatgggaaacagagttaaacaaagaattctcacctgaagaacgtcagatggcggagaagcatctttaaaaatgctcagcttcattagtgattagggaaatgcaaatcaaaacaaccctgagatttcaccttacaccagtcagaatggctaggattagaaattcaggagacagcaggtgttggagagggtgtggagaaagaggaacactcctccactgctggtggggttgcaaattggtacaaccactctggaaagcagtctggctgttcctccgaaacctgggcacctcacttccagaagatcctgctataccactcctgggcatatacccagaagattccccagcatgtaataaggatacatgctctactatgttcatagcagccctatttataattgccagatgctggaaagaacccaggaatccctcaacagaagagtggatgcaaaaaaaatgtggtatatctacacaatggagtactattcagccattagaaacaatgaattcatgaaattcttaggcaaatggatggagctagagaacatcatactaagtgaggtaaccctgactcaaaaggtgaatcatggtatgcactcactaataagtggatattaacctagaaaactggaatacccaaaacataatccacacatcaaatgaggtacaagaagaaaggaagagtggccccttgttctggaaagactcagtgaagcagtattcagcaaaaccagaacagggaagtggtaaggggtgggtgggagcacaggggaagagaagggggcttacgggactttcggggagtgggggctagaaaaggggaaatcatttgaaatgtaaataaaaaatatatcgaatctaaaaaaaaaataaattcaaggccaaaaaaaaaaaaaaacaaaaaaaactggggtagacccttgaggacatgggcacagggggaaagttcctgaatagaacaccaatagcttatgctctaagatcaagaattgacaaatgggacctcataaaattacaaaatttctgtaaggcaaaggacactgtcaaaaggacagaatgtcacccaacagattgggaaaggatcttcaccaaccctaaatccaacagaggactaatatccaatatatacaaagaactcaagaacttaaaccccagagaaccaaataaccctataaaaaatggggtacaaagctaaacaaagaattttcacctgaagaacttcagacggAGGCCAGAAGGGAAAGATATATGGCATCCGTGGATATAAAACGAATGGACAGTGAAGACTCCCACTGGTATTGTGGTACAGAGGTTGACAGAGATTGTGGAATTGGGTCTGGGAGAACTTTAGTATGAGAAGTTCTATAAGAGGTCTGGCTGGTGTTACAGAAAGCATGGCCTGgagccatggttctcaacctgtggcttcctcatcctctttgGAAGAGTAAtgaccatttcatgggggttgAATATCAAAAATCCTCTATATCCGATTTTACAATATAATTCCTAACAGGAGCCacactacagttatgaagtagccacaaagTAATTTAATGCTTCTGGTTGACCACAACAAGAACTATTTTAAGAGGGCACAACATTGAGAAGAGGAGGAACTACTGGCCTACGGTGCATGAATCCATATGAAATGAATCCCtgcaaatgttttcaaaatacataaaagattctTGCATATCTTGACCAACAAACACTTccctcccaggaggagtagactTCCTCTACATTGGTCTACTCTTCTTAGTCATCATAAAAGCATGATGATGGAGCTTTTTGctaatttagatgccaagaaaaagacaaaggattTCTAATACTGGTAAGAAAGTCTGCACAAATATCTTGAGCTGAGCAGAGCTGATTGGACTATATGTGATTTCTCGGAACATAAACAGCTCTGAAATCCACCGAATGATttcaactgttttatttttattatattttattaggttAAGGTTTTGTATACAGAACTGTTTGTGCCCATTGAGACCAGAAAAGTGTCTCAGATCCACTGCATCACCAGTTACAGGTGGctgaaaaaactctcctctgtctGCTGGAACTGAATCAGTtttctgagagagcagtaattccttttgcagctgagttcccacaaactgagcctttaaaaagtcttcattgtcattttagtctcagataaataaacattcatgtttgatttctccctttctctgggccctggtcatttgttctgtttagaTCAGTACATACAGTTTTCCTGGATGAAACTCTGTTGAGCTGTGCTTAGGGTCAGCACCTAACTTGAATCCCAGTTTCCAACGTGTCagtcaaaaaataaacaagaacatcAACAGGGCAGATGTCAACTTGATTGACCCAGACTCTTGTGCTGCCCTTCTCACACCTGCCATTTTAACATAGTACAGCTGTTTTAATCTTGAGCCACCATGCTGTCTTGCCACAGATTCTGTATAAATGCTCCCATAatactgtactctaaccagaagtcattgATAGCTACATTGGGTGTTGCCATTGGAAGACAGGTGTTGGACATGTCTGACTAGCTTCTAAAATCTCTTTAGGCGTTTGAGTGAGGgctcaaagaaaatattctctgtGCAGAATCCAGGGAGTGGAAGGTTTCAGCTGCCAAGCGGGGATGTGACTCCAACATTGACTTCCACTCCGAGGTCTCAGAGACCTCAGAGGAATGAAGTGCAATGAAATTCAGGGCCTGGGTCTTTAGATTCTTtctgctgtggaggtcagccaggatgagagtgtgtgcagcattctccacagagaggatcctgcagagggcatGCTCACACATGACCATCAAGTACTCCAGGCCATACCTGTCAGCTGCTGTCAGCACACCAGTGGCCATAGGGTAGCTGTTGAGGTGTGGTGCCTTCCCTGTGTAGATGAAGTCCATCATCTCCTTGAAGACCTGAGGATCCAGGTCAGGGATCTTCACAACGTTGGTTAgcctctcctgcatttcatgttcaaacatggctctgaacactggagagcgagctgctaggatggccttgtgagccctgaattcatggTCACCTACCaatagggagcagtctgtgaaaagagatttctcccacagctttgtTAGGTCATCTATCAACATCTGCCCTGTATTCTTGATTGCAGGTGTTATGTTCTGTTCAGGCATGCTAAAGAAGGCTCCTATTATGTTCACCTTGCAGCAAAGGGTGAGCTGGTCTTGAGGGACAAGCCAGTgctgaagggagaggaggaaatctcgaGAGAGGAACTTTTTGAATCCCAGTGGTTTATTTGGCAGAAAGCAGGCAGCTTTCGTGCACTTCATACTTTGAAATTTCTCTCCTTGGaaatttatgatccagaactgGAACTTGGCCCAAACTAGGCTTCCTGGTTGGCTGATCAACACCAGGTGAACTGACAGGAAacctttgctttcttcatcaaccccATTTGTGTGTACTCTCAAACACCACGCCACTTCTTCACTGGCCTCTGATGAGAACACTGGGCTTGTAATCTCTTTCTGAATCCCCCACATGTAAGTTGAaaagttgctaatggtccactcatagcaCAATTTCTGAACACTGTTCTGTGTGGAGTCCCAGCTCTTGGCTTCCATTTCTCCTGACATTTCTGAAGGAGGTAGAATTTGGAAGTTAAAGGTGATCTGAAAGAAGAACTAGAAGTTACTTATATGTCTTCCTCTTGGATACAATTATAGGTACACATTCGATTTGAGTTTCAATTtctctaaatctctctctctctctctctctctctctctctctctctctctctctctctctctctgtctgtctttcattgtctctctctctttccctctccctcttcatctCCTCTCTTAGTATCCCTACTTAACTCCCCTCCCAAGGCtgcaaataaactctattctatgctagtCCTGTCATATGACTGGTACCCTAGGGGCAAGGGAAGCCTTAGCATGGTCCAGCCAGAGTACCCCTCCCACCCTTACCATAGGCatgtcctgcatttctttttataaaacacagcattGATGTTGTGACTCAGATTTAGAAACTTACAGGTTAACATCTCCCACTGCCACATGAACTTGCCAGCAACAATATTGCTCTCTAGAGCTATCCATCCAAACATCAGCAAATTGGTTAGCTCCCTCTCCCACACTGGTCAGTGTATACATCCCCTGGTCCCAAGGGAGGGGTGTTGACCTCACAGCCACTTTATGGTGTCCTGGTGGATGGTGACATTTACAGTCTTTAAGACTGGCATCCTTGCTCACTCCTCATTTTAGGACATTTTCCCTTGAGTGagatttcctctctcctctgcatcaTTTCCTTTTCTCACTGTTGTGAAACCCCAGGCCTGTGTGGACCATTCTCCTCACAGCCCACTCAGGTACTGGCCTGAGCTCAGACCACAACGCAATGCTTGAGGTCTTAGTGAACTGACCCTCTTGTTGTTTAGTTATAAACATTTCCTCAGAATACTGCTAGCAGAAATTAATAACTGCCGATCTCACCCAGAAAGGGTATATCTTCGCTGACACTCCCATGCTCCCTCCTGAGATGCCACGGACTCTTAAAGGCTTCCAAATTCACAGGCTAAATTTGGCCCCAATATCCATTAAGCAATAACTCTCCATTGCTGTTTGAGGGCACTTAAATTTTTACAAACCTCTCACCAGCCATTCAGATAAATGGAAAGATTTCTATGCAGGGCCCCCTCCCACTACCTTCTTCTCTTGCAACTTTACTTCTTTGCTCTCCCTCCCACATACAGGCACAGTGAGAAGGCTGCCTTGATTGTGGTATGATAAACACTGAGAAACAGTGTTCCACCTTGATCTAAGGCTGCCTCTATTCTCCTATCTCTGTTCCCCCTTGCTTTCTTGCTCCCTGCCTGACCCAACACGATGGGACACAAAACATGCTGTGCTAGAGCAGAGTTGCAGGCAGACAGAGCACAGCTGCAGGCCCTGCCTCTTATTCCCTGGCCCACCCAAGGTGCTTCCTTCCTTGCCCTGCCCCACTTGTGCCCTACTTACACTAGGTTGAgctgctgcctatgcttctgtgCTCCCGGGGTCcccgcaccaccaccactgtcagcTCTCTGAATACTTTCCATTATGTTCTGCATCAGCTCTAAACCAGGTGTGACAGCTGAGCTGCTCCATGCACAGATCAGACCCACTGCTCTGTACACATCAACAGAGGCTGACTACAGTGAAAGGGGAGACCTGCTGTCCACCAGACAAAATGTGTCCATTCATCTCCATACGTATATCCTTTTACATGTTATCTGCTGATGCACAATTATTTCTGCCATTCCCACATATAACAAACACATTACATTCCTCTAGGCAGAGTTGTAGCTTCAGTGCTACCTTTGTTCTGGGCAGTCTTGTGAGTGTCTGCCATCTTTTTTGTAGGAAGATAAGGTTTTCCTATGCTTTTGCTTCAgcaccatcttttttttcttttgtatcttttttttattcgatatattttttatttacatttcaaatgatttccccttttcaggtcccccactccccgaagtcacataagctcccttccatccccctgttctcccatccactccttcagCACTACCTTTGTTCTGGGCAGTCTTGTAAGTGTCTGCCATCTTTTTTGTAGGAAGATAAGGATTTCCTATGCTTTTGCTTCAgcaccatcttttttttcttttttatcttttttttattcgatatattttttatttacatttcaaatgatttccccttttcaggtcccccactccccgaagtcacataagctcccttccatccccctgttctcccatccaccccttcagcACTACTTTTGTTCTGGGCAGTCTTGTGAGTGTCTGCCATCTTTTTTGTAAGCAGATAAGGTTTTCCTATGCTTTTGCTTCAGTACCATCTTAAATAAGGGAGGTCAGATAAATGGCTGTAGCTTTAGTGCCATCTTAATTAATGACAGTCCCATGATCACCCAGCATCTTTGTTATGGGCAGTTCCTACCTCACTGCCTCCTCACCTTAGAACATCGTGACAGGGTCTTTGAAGTCTATTCTGCcttgataaataataatttaaatattaatttaaagatttaGAATAGCAAACAGGTAAAAGATCACTGCTTTAAGTTAAAGATTGCCTAACTCAGATATGCTTAATAGATACTAGCTCTCATTCTTCTCAGAAACTGCTGAATGTAACAACAAATGTTTAAGCTTATTAGGACAGAAAGACTCCATAGCATAACAGttaccaccccctcccccaaccaagaTCTCTAAAAAGATGTATGCAGTGACAAGACTGCCTAGACTGTATTATGATAAGCACTGAGGTTCTGTGCTCCATTGCATTGCTGATGCCGGCACTCAGCCTACATTATTGTCAAACTGAGGATAACCAGAGGGTTAAATGTCTCATATTGCCTAGGACAGGGTGGGTCATTTCTCACaaatttgggggtttttttgagtcagggtttctctgtgtagtcctggctgtcctggaactcactctgtagaccaagctggccttgaactcagaaatccacctgcctctgcctcccaagtgctgggattaaaggcatacaccaccacgcCCAGATTTCTCCCACATTTCTACTCCTCAAGAAAAAATCTTCTTGTCTTCTGGGCCTAATGGTGACATTGACTCTGCCCGAGTTATGATGGAGAACCCAGGCACCTGGGAAAATTGTCTAGGTAGTGGACTATTGAGCaaactctgtcattttaattaatgacttctagat carries:
- the LOC127683606 gene encoding TD and POZ domain-containing protein 1-like, which translates into the protein MSGEMEAKSWDSTQNSVQKLCYEWTISNFSTYMWGIQKEITSPVFSSEASEEVAWCLRVHTNGVDEESKGFLSVHLVLISQPGSLVWAKFQFWIINFQGEKFQSMKCTKAACFLPNKPLGFKKFLSRDFLLSLQHWLVPQDQLTLCCKVNIIGAFFSMPEQNITPAIKNTGQMLIDDLTKLWEKSLFTDCSLLVGDHEFRAHKAILAARSPVFRAMFEHEMQERLTNVVKIPDLDPQVFKEMMDFIYTGKAPHLNSYPMATGVLTAADRYGLEYLMVMCEHALCRILSVENAAHTLILADLHSRKNLKTQALNFIALHSSEVSETSEWKSMLESHPRLAAETFHSLDSAQRIFSLSPHSNA